One genomic segment of Actinoplanes ianthinogenes includes these proteins:
- a CDS encoding magnesium and cobalt transport protein CorA has product MLEQRLRPFRQFLDTLRRPRRAAPAPRLGNPDAVVDCAVYAAGQRRAEPGQPRQVPFPEAARIARRRRNAFVWLGLHEPDRATMDLIAEVFGLHELFAERATSGGHRPGMETVGEVTRLVLRAARYVEHDRLTDTSEVVETGDITVLIGPWFAITVRHGPVGPLWAVRQELEKRPDVLRHGPWAVAYAVGSRLVDSYLDVAGHVERDLETLEEEIFSAGRGAGIAHVYQLKREMVEFKRAVLPLADPFTQVLAARDLPAGLRPYLVDVRGRLGRAVDRVAGFDDLLNSILQARLAQISIAQNDDMRKIAAWAAIAAVPTVIAGIYGMNFAVMPGLGSPYGFAGSVGTMAVLCGGLYWRLKKTGWL; this is encoded by the coding sequence ATGCTGGAGCAACGCCTCCGTCCGTTCCGCCAGTTCCTGGACACCCTGCGCCGGCCCCGGCGCGCCGCGCCCGCCCCGCGCCTGGGCAACCCGGACGCGGTCGTCGACTGCGCGGTCTACGCCGCCGGGCAGCGCCGGGCCGAGCCGGGCCAGCCGCGGCAGGTGCCGTTCCCGGAGGCGGCCCGGATCGCCCGGCGCCGGCGCAACGCGTTCGTCTGGCTCGGCCTGCACGAGCCGGACCGGGCCACGATGGACCTGATCGCCGAGGTGTTCGGCCTGCACGAGCTGTTCGCCGAGCGGGCCACCAGCGGCGGGCACCGGCCCGGGATGGAGACCGTAGGCGAGGTGACCCGGCTGGTGCTGCGCGCCGCCCGGTACGTCGAGCACGACCGGCTCACCGACACCTCCGAGGTGGTGGAGACCGGCGACATCACGGTGCTGATCGGCCCGTGGTTCGCCATCACGGTGCGGCACGGCCCGGTCGGCCCGCTCTGGGCGGTGCGCCAGGAGCTGGAGAAACGGCCGGACGTGCTGCGGCACGGGCCGTGGGCGGTGGCGTACGCGGTGGGCAGCCGCCTGGTCGACAGCTACCTGGACGTGGCCGGCCACGTCGAGCGCGACCTGGAGACCCTGGAGGAGGAGATCTTCAGCGCCGGGCGGGGCGCCGGGATCGCCCACGTCTACCAGCTGAAACGGGAGATGGTGGAGTTCAAGCGGGCGGTGCTGCCGCTGGCAGATCCGTTCACCCAGGTGCTGGCGGCCCGGGACCTGCCGGCCGGCCTCCGGCCTTACCTGGTGGACGTGCGCGGGCGGCTGGGCCGGGCGGTGGACCGGGTGGCCGGCTTCGACGATCTGCTCAACTCGATCCTGCAGGCCCGGCTGGCGCAGATCTCGATCGCCCAGAACGACGACATGCGCAAGATCGCCGCGTGGGCCGCGATCGCCGCGGTGCCGACGGTGATCGCCGGGATCTACGGGATGAACTTCGCGGTGATGCCGGGGCTGGGGTCGCCGTACGGCTTCGCCGGCTCGGTCGGCACCATGGCGGTGCTCTGCGGCGGCCTCTACTGGCGGCTCAAGAAGACCGGCTGGCTGTGA
- a CDS encoding ABC transporter permease produces the protein MSNLVTDTGVVFSRELRPVLRSPFTIIFSMVQPLFFLALFAPLLPDDQSLQWFVPGIIVMSCLFGSSMTGSNLLYEIQTGSHERMLVTPLRRPALLIGRALKEIVPMLAQAALIVAVCIPFGFRLHLGGALLGLLILAGFCVGLGALSYTLALASKNQEWLFWTVQQTLLFPLLLLAGVLLPIDNGPAWLRTLSKINPMTYVVDAERALFDGDVWSRATAYGLIAAAGMGLFGLLVGVRAMHRSD, from the coding sequence ATGAGCAACCTCGTCACCGACACCGGGGTCGTCTTCAGCCGCGAGCTGCGCCCGGTGCTCCGCAGCCCGTTCACGATCATCTTCTCGATGGTGCAGCCGCTGTTCTTCCTGGCGCTGTTCGCGCCGCTGCTGCCCGACGATCAGTCGCTCCAGTGGTTCGTGCCCGGGATCATCGTGATGTCCTGCCTGTTCGGCTCGTCGATGACCGGTTCCAACCTGCTCTACGAGATCCAGACCGGCTCGCACGAGCGGATGCTGGTCACCCCGCTGCGCCGCCCCGCCCTGCTGATCGGCCGGGCGCTCAAGGAGATCGTCCCGATGCTCGCCCAGGCCGCGCTGATCGTGGCGGTCTGCATCCCGTTCGGGTTCCGGCTGCACCTGGGCGGGGCGCTGCTCGGGCTGCTGATCCTGGCCGGGTTCTGCGTCGGGCTGGGCGCGCTGTCGTACACGCTCGCGCTGGCCTCGAAGAACCAGGAGTGGCTGTTCTGGACCGTGCAGCAGACCCTGCTCTTCCCGTTGCTGCTGCTCGCCGGGGTGCTGCTGCCGATCGACAACGGCCCGGCCTGGTTGCGGACCCTGTCGAAGATCAACCCCATGACGTACGTGGTGGACGCCGAGCGCGCGCTGTTCGACGGCGACGTCTGGTCCCGGGCCACCGCGTACGGGTTGATCGCCGCCGCCGGGATGGGGTTGTTCGGGCTGCTCGTCGGCGTGCGGGCGATGCACCGCTCGGACTGA
- a CDS encoding ATP-binding cassette domain-containing protein, producing MMIATRELTKRFKSVVAVDGVSLDVTDGELVALLGPNGAGKSTTLRMLTTLIPPTSGSAEVAGFDVVIGQREVRRRIGYIGQGNGAGHSQRGRDELISQGRAYGLPVRQARARAAELIDSLGLGEVADRTVSTLSGGQRRRLDIAMGLIHAPELLFLDEPSTGLDPQNRANLQEHILRLRREHGTTIVLTTHYLEEADSMAERVIVIDHGRIIADDSPQRLKAKHVGDRVILGFASEAEAARVREGTREGTRVVITTEDGPRLVPTLLDLRPLSVEVIRPTLDDVFLTLTGRSLRDETQEA from the coding sequence ATGATGATTGCGACGCGAGAACTGACGAAGCGGTTCAAGAGCGTGGTCGCCGTCGACGGTGTCTCCCTCGACGTCACGGACGGCGAGCTGGTCGCGCTGCTCGGGCCGAACGGCGCCGGCAAGTCCACCACGCTGCGGATGCTCACCACGCTGATCCCGCCGACCTCGGGCAGCGCCGAGGTGGCCGGCTTCGACGTGGTCATCGGGCAGCGCGAGGTGCGCCGGCGGATCGGCTACATCGGACAGGGCAACGGCGCCGGGCACAGCCAGCGCGGCCGGGACGAGCTGATCAGCCAGGGTCGCGCGTACGGCCTGCCGGTCCGCCAGGCCCGCGCCCGCGCCGCCGAACTGATCGACTCGCTGGGCCTGGGCGAGGTCGCCGACCGGACCGTCTCCACGCTCTCCGGCGGGCAGCGCCGCCGCCTGGACATCGCGATGGGCCTGATCCACGCGCCCGAGCTGCTCTTCCTCGACGAGCCGTCGACCGGGCTGGACCCGCAGAACCGGGCCAACCTCCAGGAGCACATCCTCCGGCTGCGCCGGGAGCACGGCACCACGATCGTGCTGACCACGCACTATCTGGAGGAGGCCGACTCGATGGCCGAACGGGTGATCGTGATCGACCACGGCCGGATCATCGCCGACGACAGCCCGCAGCGCCTCAAGGCCAAGCACGTCGGTGACCGGGTGATCCTCGGTTTCGCCTCGGAGGCGGAGGCGGCCCGCGTCCGGGAGGGCACCCGCGAGGGCACCCGGGTGGTGATCACCACGGAGGACGGGCCGCGGCTGGTCCCGACCCTGCTCGACCTGCGGCCGCTCTCCGTCGAGGTGATCCGGCCGACCCTCGACGACGTCTTCCTCACCCTGACCGGTCGCAGCCTGCGCGACGAGACCCAGGAGGCCTGA